A single Lactuca sativa cultivar Salinas chromosome 8, Lsat_Salinas_v11, whole genome shotgun sequence DNA region contains:
- the LOC128127970 gene encoding ISWI chromatin-remodeling complex ATPase ISW1-like, producing the protein MHFISNALLSAKNEEEEKGRMNTILKKVWSNPGVGNILIGFSLWRACCCNLSLSYKTHTRTSDCPKSLKFSFLERLVHAAHCLHQSTSKVHNGSKSHEVAKARDVGINSIVLYPKVPDALKTPTREESYNDSGLIPRTIRLLKDKYPDLIIYTDVVLDPYSSYGHDGIVREDGVIMNDKNVHQLCKQAISQYRFNQVYILLTGGEDRDASIDAFNKILNPQVDLQAHDCAHRIGQKKEVQVFRLCAEVPYSCFPFHLIDKEKVIERAYKKLELDALVILQGPINKDELLQMVRFGAEMVFSLKDSTIIDEDIDRIITKGEEATVELDAKMKKFTEDAIKFKMDDSMYI; encoded by the exons ATGCATTTCATCTCCAATGCATTATTGAGTG CAAAAAATGAGGAAGAAGAGAAGGGTAGAATG AATACTATCTTAAAAAAAGTGTGGTCTAATCCTGGAGTTGGTAATATTTTAATTGGGTTTTCACTGTGGAGAG CCTGTTGTTGCAATCTGTCCCTATCTTATAAAACTCATACAAGGACATCAGATTGTCCAAAATCCCTGAAGTTTAGTTTTCTGGAAAG ACTGGTCCATGCAGCCCACTGTTTGCATCAATCAACTTCGAAAGTTCATAATGGCTCCAAATCCCATGAG GTGGCAAAGGCCCGTGATGTTGGGATCAACAGTATTGTGCTTTACCCAAAAGTTCCAGATGCATTAAAG ACTCCTACAAGAGAGGAATCCTATAATGATTCCGGATTAATACCTCGAACAATTAGGTTGCTTAAAGACAAGTACCCTGATCTT ATCATCTACACTGATGTTGTTCTTGACCCATATTCTTCATATGGGCATGATGGTATTGTCAGAGAAGATG GAGTTATAATGAATGATAAGAATGTTCATCAGTTGTGTAAACAGGCTATTTCACAG TATCGGTTTAATCAAGTCTATATCTTATTAACTGGAGGTGAAGACCGTGATGCCTCCATTGatgcttttaataaaatatt GAATCCACAAGTGGATTTGCAAGCTCATGATTGTGCTCATAGAATTGGGCAGAAGAAAGAAGTTCAAGTGTTCCGACTTTGCGCTGAGGTTCCTTATAGCTGCTTTCCTTTCCATTTGATTGATA AGGAGAAAGTCATTGAAAGAGCTTATAAAAAGCTTGAACTTGATGCTTTGGTTATTTTACAAGGAC CTATAAACAAAGATGAGCTGTTACAAATGGTGAGGTTTGGTGCTGAAATGGTATTCAGTTTAAAGGATAGTACAATCATAGATGAAGATATCGATAGAATCATTACTAAGGGAGAAGAGGCAACTGTTGAACTTGATGCCAAGATGAAAAAATTCACAGAAGATGCAATCAAGTTCAAAATGGATGACAGTATGTACATTTAA